The following proteins are encoded in a genomic region of Streptomyces sp. NBC_01723:
- a CDS encoding helix-turn-helix domain-containing protein has translation MLGVLGLEDTHESAYRALVSLGAADVPDLARRLALGERDTERALRRLEQNGLAAQSSGRPGRWVAAPPGVALGALLTQQRHELEKAELAAALLAEEYRAAAAEPAVHDLVEVVTGGSAVAQRFLQLQLGATEEVCALVTGNPVAVTGMENDAEEQASGRGVRYRVVVERSVLDQPTGITELSAALGREEQVRVVDRVPTKLVVADRALALVPLTARSSEPAALVVHASGLLELLSGLFEAVWREALPLRLGASGVTEHGPEAPDGTDLEILSLLLAGLTDASVAKQLDLGLRTVQRRVKRLMELTGVTTRLQLGWHAYERGWVARKG, from the coding sequence ATGCTGGGAGTGCTGGGGCTGGAGGACACGCACGAGTCGGCGTACCGGGCGCTGGTGTCCCTGGGCGCCGCCGACGTGCCCGACCTGGCCAGGCGGCTGGCGCTGGGTGAGCGGGACACCGAGCGCGCACTGCGCAGGCTGGAGCAGAACGGTCTGGCCGCCCAGTCCTCGGGCCGCCCCGGCCGCTGGGTCGCCGCGCCGCCGGGCGTGGCGCTGGGCGCGCTGCTCACCCAGCAGCGGCACGAACTGGAGAAGGCGGAGCTGGCGGCGGCGCTGCTGGCCGAGGAGTACCGGGCGGCGGCGGCCGAACCCGCGGTGCACGACCTGGTGGAGGTGGTGACCGGCGGCTCGGCGGTCGCCCAGCGTTTCCTCCAGCTCCAGCTGGGCGCGACCGAGGAGGTGTGCGCGCTGGTCACCGGCAACCCGGTCGCCGTCACCGGCATGGAGAACGACGCGGAGGAGCAGGCCAGCGGCCGCGGTGTCCGCTACCGGGTGGTGGTCGAGCGGTCGGTGCTGGACCAGCCGACCGGCATCACCGAGCTGAGCGCCGCGCTGGGCCGGGAGGAGCAGGTGAGGGTGGTGGACCGGGTGCCGACCAAGCTGGTGGTCGCCGACCGGGCGCTCGCGCTGGTGCCGCTCACCGCGCGTTCCTCGGAGCCCGCCGCGCTGGTGGTGCACGCCAGCGGGCTCCTGGAGCTGCTGTCGGGCCTGTTCGAGGCGGTGTGGCGGGAGGCGCTGCCGCTGCGTCTGGGCGCCTCCGGCGTGACCGAGCACGGCCCGGAAGCCCCCGACGGCACCGATCTGGAGATCCTCTCCCTGCTGCTGGCCGGGCTGACCGACGCCAGCGTCGCCAAGCAGCTCGACCTGGGCCTGCGGACCGTACAGCGCCGGGTGAAGCGCCTGATGGAACTGACCGGGGTCACGACCCGGCTCCAGTTGGGCTGGCACGCGTACGAGAGGGGCTGGGTCGCCAGGAAGGGCTGA
- a CDS encoding protein phosphatase 2C domain-containing protein translates to MSQQGGRPTGPEDDWWGQLYDDSTDDTGPTAAPDSLDDRFASASGTVTDGSGNGPPAVPGPRAGSRWEPPPTTPAAPSNLPPPPAGSPAPARPDHPRSPAPPPAAVPPPAAAEPTDGSHPSAPRDGAQPADGPGTAPSPDTSRPPRPPGDARPPAPPPSAPPPDAPRPPDPPRPDTSSPARPRPAPPWQPLPSASHRTEPPRQSPAPSSPQPEPPPPPWAPDAAPGQPCGRTASGSGPADLREPPEVGLPPLPPPFLPSAAPRPLPEPGAGAARDFVGSGPPTYDPEPTALPAADPDGLDDLVPDTVLDGARYGTCTLRAVSVRGDSARYRGEPRRDALLVARFGAGEHALVLVAMATGTRATAGAHRAAAEVCRWIGAAVGRSHARLAEDLRAARRGDLKSGLHRLTDRSLGRLRAGAAEQGLSSQEYAASLRCLILPADPACRTRVFFGVGPGGLLRLRDGTWRDMEPTAGDVTGAPVLGFGSLPRGTPADRPSETPDGDRLTMDLGVTAPPGPYDAPPPDEPPRRPFRFRASVARPGDVLLMCTTGLAEPMLTEPELGGLLARRWTGRTPPGLGDFLADTGVRVKGYADDRTAAAVWEA, encoded by the coding sequence ATGAGTCAGCAGGGGGGAAGGCCCACCGGTCCTGAGGACGACTGGTGGGGGCAGCTGTACGACGACTCCACCGACGACACCGGCCCCACGGCCGCACCGGATTCCCTGGACGACCGCTTCGCCTCGGCGTCCGGCACGGTGACGGACGGCTCGGGCAACGGCCCGCCCGCCGTCCCCGGCCCCAGGGCCGGCTCCCGCTGGGAGCCCCCACCCACGACACCGGCGGCCCCGTCGAACCTCCCGCCCCCACCCGCCGGGAGCCCGGCGCCCGCGCGCCCGGACCACCCGCGATCCCCTGCGCCACCGCCGGCCGCCGTGCCACCGCCGGCCGCCGCGGAGCCGACGGACGGCTCCCACCCGTCCGCGCCCCGCGACGGCGCACAGCCCGCGGACGGCCCAGGAACCGCCCCCTCCCCGGACACCTCACGCCCGCCACGGCCCCCGGGCGATGCGCGGCCCCCGGCCCCACCACCGTCGGCGCCGCCCCCGGACGCCCCGCGCCCCCCGGACCCACCGCGCCCCGACACGTCGTCCCCCGCACGCCCGCGGCCCGCACCGCCCTGGCAGCCTTTGCCGTCCGCGTCCCATCGGACCGAGCCGCCCCGGCAGTCCCCGGCTCCGTCGTCCCCGCAGCCCGAGCCGCCCCCGCCACCATGGGCTCCCGACGCGGCGCCCGGGCAGCCGTGTGGGCGTACCGCCTCCGGGAGTGGGCCCGCGGATCTTCGGGAGCCGCCGGAGGTGGGGCTGCCGCCGTTGCCGCCCCCGTTCCTTCCCTCGGCGGCGCCACGGCCACTGCCGGAACCGGGCGCCGGGGCCGCACGGGACTTCGTCGGGTCCGGGCCGCCCACCTACGACCCCGAGCCCACCGCCCTGCCGGCCGCCGACCCCGACGGGCTCGACGACCTGGTGCCGGACACCGTGCTGGACGGCGCCCGGTACGGGACGTGCACCCTGCGGGCCGTCTCGGTGCGCGGCGACTCCGCCCGGTACCGGGGTGAGCCGCGGCGTGACGCGCTGCTCGTCGCCCGGTTCGGCGCGGGCGAGCACGCGCTGGTCCTGGTGGCGATGGCCACCGGCACCCGTGCGACCGCCGGGGCGCACCGGGCGGCGGCCGAGGTCTGCCGGTGGATCGGAGCCGCCGTGGGCCGCAGCCACGCCCGGCTCGCCGAGGACCTGCGGGCCGCCCGGCGCGGCGACCTCAAGTCCGGCCTGCACCGCCTCACCGACCGCAGCCTCGGCCGGCTCCGCGCGGGCGCCGCCGAACAGGGCCTGTCCTCGCAGGAGTACGCCGCCTCCCTGCGCTGCCTGATACTCCCCGCCGACCCCGCCTGCCGCACCAGGGTGTTCTTCGGCGTCGGCCCCGGCGGACTGCTGAGGCTGCGCGACGGCACCTGGCGGGACATGGAGCCGACCGCGGGCGACGTCACCGGTGCGCCCGTCCTCGGCTTCGGCTCGCTGCCCAGGGGCACGCCCGCCGACCGGCCGAGCGAGACGCCCGACGGCGACCGGCTCACCATGGACCTCGGCGTCACCGCGCCCCCGGGCCCGTACGACGCGCCGCCCCCCGACGAGCCGCCCCGCCGGCCGTTCCGCTTCCGGGCCTCCGTAGCCCGCCCGGGTGATGTGCTGCTGATGTGCACCACGGGCCTGGCCGAGCCGATGCTGACCGAGCCCGAGCTGGGCGGGCTCCTCGCCCGGCGGTGGACGGGCCGCACCCCGCCCGGACTCGGGGACTTCCTCGCCGACACCGGCGTCCGGGTCAAGGGGTACGCGGACGACCGTACGGCGGCCGCCGTTTGGGAGGCGTGA
- a CDS encoding pyruvate dehydrogenase — protein MAKQNVAEQFVDILTRAGVERLYGVVGDSLNPVVDAVRRHKGIEWVHVRHEETAAFAAGAEAQITGKLAACAGSCGPGNLHLINGLYDAHRSMAPVLALASQIPSSEIGLGFFQETHPDQLFRECSHYSELISSPKQMPRLLQTAIQHAVGQGGVSVVSLPGDIADEPAPKEAAETALVTSRPTVRPGDEEIDRLVRMIDDADKVTLFCGSGTAGAHAEVMEFAEKIKSPVGHALRGKEWIQYDNPFDVGMSGLLGYGAAYEATHECDLLILVGTDFPYNAFLPDDVKIAQIDVRPEHLGRRSTLDLAVWGDARETLRCLIPRVREKHDRRFLDRMLKKHADALEGVVKAYTRKVDKHVPIHPEYVAAVLDDLADDDAVFTVDTGMCNVWAARYISPNGRRRIIGSFSHGSMANALPMAIGAQFTDRRRQVVSMSGDGGFTMLMGDFLTLVQHDLPVKVVLFNNSSLGMVELEMLVAGLPSHGVANKNPDFAAVAEACGAFGVRVEKPKDLPGALKAAFKHRGPALVDVVTDPNALSIPPKISADMVTGFALSASKIVLDGGVGRMLQMARSNLRNVPRP, from the coding sequence ATGGCCAAACAGAACGTCGCGGAACAGTTCGTCGACATCCTCACCCGCGCCGGGGTCGAACGCCTCTACGGAGTCGTCGGCGACAGCCTGAACCCGGTCGTGGACGCCGTGCGCCGGCACAAGGGCATCGAATGGGTGCACGTCCGGCACGAGGAGACCGCCGCCTTCGCCGCCGGCGCGGAGGCGCAGATCACCGGGAAGCTGGCCGCGTGCGCCGGCTCCTGCGGCCCCGGCAACCTCCACCTCATCAACGGGCTCTACGACGCCCACCGCTCCATGGCCCCCGTCCTCGCCCTCGCCTCGCAGATCCCGTCCAGCGAGATCGGCCTGGGTTTCTTCCAGGAGACCCACCCCGACCAGCTGTTCCGCGAGTGCAGCCACTACAGCGAGCTGATCTCCAGCCCGAAGCAGATGCCCAGGCTGCTGCAGACCGCCATCCAGCACGCCGTCGGCCAGGGCGGCGTCAGTGTCGTCTCGCTGCCCGGCGACATCGCGGACGAGCCCGCCCCCAAGGAGGCCGCCGAGACGGCACTCGTCACCTCCCGGCCGACCGTCCGCCCCGGCGACGAGGAGATCGACCGCCTGGTGCGGATGATCGACGACGCCGACAAGGTCACCCTGTTCTGCGGCAGCGGCACGGCGGGCGCGCACGCCGAGGTGATGGAGTTCGCCGAGAAGATCAAGTCGCCGGTGGGGCACGCCCTGCGCGGCAAGGAGTGGATTCAGTACGACAATCCGTTCGACGTGGGGATGAGCGGTCTGCTCGGCTACGGCGCGGCCTACGAGGCCACCCACGAGTGCGACCTGCTGATCCTGGTCGGCACGGACTTCCCGTACAACGCCTTCCTGCCCGACGACGTCAAGATCGCCCAGATCGACGTCCGGCCGGAGCACCTGGGCCGGCGTTCCACGCTGGACCTCGCGGTGTGGGGCGACGCCCGGGAGACCCTGCGCTGTCTGATCCCGCGGGTGCGGGAGAAGCACGACCGGCGGTTCCTCGACCGGATGCTCAAGAAGCACGCGGACGCGCTGGAGGGCGTCGTCAAGGCGTACACCCGCAAGGTCGACAAGCACGTCCCGATCCACCCCGAGTACGTGGCCGCCGTGCTGGACGACCTGGCCGACGACGACGCGGTGTTCACGGTGGACACCGGCATGTGCAACGTCTGGGCCGCCCGCTACATCTCGCCCAACGGGCGGCGCCGCATCATCGGTTCGTTCTCGCACGGCTCGATGGCGAACGCGCTGCCGATGGCGATCGGCGCCCAGTTCACCGACCGGCGCCGGCAGGTCGTCTCGATGTCCGGCGACGGCGGGTTCACCATGCTCATGGGCGACTTCCTCACCCTGGTCCAGCACGATCTGCCGGTGAAGGTCGTCCTCTTCAACAACTCCTCGCTCGGCATGGTCGAGTTGGAGATGCTGGTGGCGGGCCTGCCCTCGCACGGCGTGGCCAACAAGAACCCCGACTTCGCCGCCGTCGCCGAGGCGTGCGGCGCCTTCGGGGTGCGGGTGGAGAAGCCCAAGGATCTGCCGGGTGCCCTGAAGGCCGCGTTCAAGCACAGGGGCCCGGCCCTCGTCGACGTCGTCACCGACCCCAACGCGCTGTCCATCCCGCCGAAGATCAGCGCCGACATGGTCACCGGCTTCGCGCTGTCCGCCTCCAAGATCGTCCTGGACGGCGGGGTCGGGCGCATGCTCCAGATGGCCCGCTCGAACCTGCGCAACGTACCCCGGCCGTGA
- a CDS encoding ATP-binding protein: MRKRAAPDLRRPLGRADLRAVPEARRALRELLRHWGGPGQSEIAELLTSELVTNALVHTDEGAVLTATVGPRALRVEVRDYVGRPPRPRTPDPEESTNGRGLVLVRSLADDWGVRPCEVGKSVWFELGAEAA, from the coding sequence ATGAGGAAGCGGGCGGCGCCGGACCTCAGGAGGCCGCTCGGCCGGGCGGACCTGCGGGCGGTGCCCGAGGCCCGGCGGGCCCTGCGCGAGCTGCTGCGGCACTGGGGCGGGCCCGGACAGTCGGAGATCGCCGAACTGCTCACCAGCGAGCTGGTCACCAACGCGCTGGTCCACACCGACGAGGGCGCCGTCCTGACCGCCACGGTCGGCCCGCGCGCGCTGCGGGTCGAGGTGCGGGACTACGTCGGCAGGCCGCCCCGGCCGCGCACCCCGGACCCGGAGGAGAGCACCAACGGCAGAGGCCTGGTCCTGGTGCGGTCCCTGGCCGACGACTGGGGCGTACGGCCCTGCGAGGTGGGCAAGTCGGTCTGGTTCGAACTGGGCGCCGAAGCCGCCTGA
- a CDS encoding DUF2637 domain-containing protein: MRLTDISLNWLLPGAVLLLGMLAAVAVLARGKRSPGKDAGADDSWERMEERRRRKEALYGTVSYVLLFCCAAVAAALSFHGLVGFGEQNLGLSGGWQYLVPFGLDGAAMFCSVLAVREASHGDAALGSRILVWTFAFAAAWFNWVHAPRGLGHAGAPHFFAGMSLSAAVLFDRALKQTRRAALREQGLVPRPLPQIRMVRWLRAPRETYRAWSLMLLEGVRSLDEAVEEVRDDRRQKEETKQRRREQERLERAQLKAISRGHGHRGFPGRGGRQVEVEVQQVERGTERATAEPAISAPELPVRQRPSLQPVRGGTEPVTVDLTAEDDTQALPRLDSLERKLKDLEQQFG, from the coding sequence ATGAGATTGACCGACATATCGCTGAACTGGCTGCTTCCGGGCGCCGTGCTGCTCCTGGGCATGCTGGCGGCGGTGGCGGTGCTCGCGCGCGGCAAGCGTTCCCCGGGGAAGGACGCGGGCGCGGACGACTCGTGGGAGCGGATGGAGGAGCGGCGCAGGCGCAAGGAAGCCCTGTACGGCACCGTCTCCTACGTCCTGCTCTTCTGCTGTGCCGCGGTCGCCGCGGCGCTCTCCTTCCACGGTCTGGTCGGCTTCGGCGAGCAGAACCTCGGCCTGAGCGGAGGCTGGCAGTACCTGGTCCCGTTCGGCCTCGACGGGGCGGCGATGTTCTGCTCCGTGCTCGCGGTGCGCGAGGCCAGCCACGGTGACGCGGCGCTCGGCTCGCGCATACTCGTGTGGACCTTCGCGTTCGCCGCGGCCTGGTTCAACTGGGTGCACGCGCCCCGCGGTCTCGGCCACGCGGGTGCCCCGCACTTCTTCGCGGGCATGTCCCTGTCGGCGGCCGTGCTGTTCGACCGGGCCCTCAAGCAGACCCGCCGGGCCGCGCTGCGCGAGCAGGGCCTGGTGCCGCGTCCGCTGCCGCAGATCCGCATGGTGCGCTGGCTGCGGGCCCCCCGGGAGACGTACCGCGCCTGGTCGCTGATGCTCCTCGAGGGCGTGCGCAGCCTCGACGAGGCGGTCGAGGAGGTGCGCGACGACCGGCGCCAGAAGGAGGAGACCAAGCAACGGCGGCGCGAGCAGGAGCGCCTGGAGCGGGCCCAGCTCAAGGCGATCAGCCGGGGCCACGGCCACCGGGGCTTCCCCGGCCGCGGCGGCCGTCAGGTCGAGGTCGAGGTGCAGCAGGTGGAGCGGGGCACCGAGCGCGCCACCGCGGAGCCTGCGATATCGGCTCCGGAGCTGCCGGTACGCCAGCGCCCCTCCCTCCAGCCGGTGCGGGGCGGGACCGAGCCGGTCACCGTCGACCTCACCGCGGAGGACGACACCCAGGCCCTGCCGCGCCTGGACTCCCTGGAGCGCAAGCTCAAGGACCTGGAGCAGCAGTTCGGCTGA
- a CDS encoding (2Fe-2S)-binding protein gives MPVARTALTDAYARLSAALPGLGVTELDADGEVPRGGGWVSGDALAAGGAELANFLAWDEAQVLRDYGQRARPDVIASFGLHRYAWPACLLITVPWFLHRRVPRYPAAHVAYDRTAEGLPLGRMAVRGAGFACLPGDPAAALPGARVVADEEALRAEVRASVAEHLEPVLAGFGPRMRRRGRALWGMATDEVVEGLWYVAHLLGEQERARHELELLLPGATKPYVDDAAFRELKGPDGEPLHTRDRASCCMFYTLRPEDTCATCPRTCDADRVNKLLATAG, from the coding sequence ATGCCTGTCGCCCGCACGGCCCTCACGGACGCCTACGCGCGCCTGTCGGCGGCCCTTCCGGGACTGGGCGTCACCGAGCTGGACGCCGACGGCGAGGTCCCGCGGGGCGGCGGCTGGGTCAGCGGCGACGCGCTCGCCGCGGGCGGGGCGGAGCTGGCGAACTTCCTCGCGTGGGACGAGGCGCAGGTGCTGCGGGACTACGGGCAGCGGGCCCGCCCGGACGTGATCGCGAGCTTCGGACTGCACCGGTACGCGTGGCCCGCCTGCCTGCTGATCACCGTGCCGTGGTTCCTGCACCGCAGGGTGCCCCGCTACCCCGCGGCCCACGTCGCCTACGACCGCACCGCCGAAGGTCTCCCGCTGGGCCGCATGGCGGTGCGCGGCGCGGGCTTCGCCTGTCTGCCCGGGGACCCGGCCGCCGCGCTGCCCGGCGCCCGGGTGGTCGCCGACGAGGAGGCGCTGCGCGCCGAGGTGCGAGCCTCGGTCGCCGAGCACCTGGAGCCGGTCCTGGCCGGATTCGGCCCCCGCATGCGGCGGCGCGGACGCGCCCTGTGGGGCATGGCGACCGACGAGGTCGTGGAGGGCCTGTGGTACGTCGCCCACCTGCTGGGCGAGCAGGAGCGGGCGCGGCACGAGCTGGAACTGCTGCTGCCGGGCGCGACCAAGCCCTACGTCGATGACGCGGCCTTCCGCGAACTGAAGGGGCCGGACGGCGAACCGCTGCACACCCGGGACCGGGCGAGCTGCTGCATGTTCTACACCCTGCGCCCCGAGGACACCTGCGCCACCTGCCCGCGCACCTGCGACGCGGACCGCGTGAACAAGCTGCTCGCCACGGCGGGTTGA
- a CDS encoding GntR family transcriptional regulator, with amino-acid sequence MRPSAQGAPEAEAAAQVRVPAQPRVADVDRTGNADRARTRGAAEPVATARGEHTHGEPPPPRPRPLVQRSSVRGQILDALRTALVTGELRPGEVYSGPALGERFGVSATPVREAMQQLALEGAVEVVPNRGFRVVERGDRELAELAEVRALIEVPVWLRLARTVPAERWAELRPLAEAAVRAASAGCPATYAEADRAFHRAVLALAGNDQLVHIAGDLHRRAQWPPAGIPAARGRADLIADAHQHTALLDALIAGDQELVRTLVGEHFTGAR; translated from the coding sequence GTGAGGCCCAGCGCGCAGGGTGCCCCTGAGGCGGAGGCCGCCGCCCAGGTGCGGGTGCCCGCCCAGCCGCGGGTCGCGGACGTGGACCGGACGGGGAACGCGGACCGGGCCAGGACGCGCGGCGCCGCAGAACCGGTCGCCACCGCGCGCGGCGAGCACACCCACGGCGAACCCCCGCCGCCCCGCCCGCGCCCCCTCGTCCAGCGCTCCTCCGTACGCGGGCAGATCCTCGACGCCCTGCGCACCGCGCTGGTCACCGGCGAGCTGCGGCCCGGCGAGGTCTACTCGGGGCCCGCGCTCGGCGAACGGTTCGGAGTCTCGGCCACCCCCGTACGGGAGGCCATGCAGCAGCTCGCCCTGGAGGGCGCCGTCGAGGTCGTCCCCAACCGGGGCTTCCGCGTCGTCGAGCGCGGCGACCGCGAACTGGCCGAGCTGGCCGAGGTCCGGGCGCTGATCGAGGTCCCGGTCTGGCTGCGTCTGGCCCGCACGGTGCCCGCCGAGCGCTGGGCGGAGCTGCGCCCCCTCGCCGAGGCCGCCGTCCGGGCCGCGTCCGCCGGCTGCCCGGCCACCTACGCCGAGGCCGACCGCGCCTTCCACCGCGCCGTGCTCGCGCTGGCCGGCAACGACCAGCTCGTGCACATCGCCGGCGACCTGCACCGCCGCGCCCAGTGGCCGCCGGCCGGCATCCCCGCGGCACGCGGCCGGGCCGACCTGATCGCCGACGCGCACCAGCACACGGCCCTGCTGGACGCGCTGATCGCCGGCGACCAGGAGCTGGTGCGGACCCTGGTGGGGGAGCACTTCACCGGGGCCCGCTGA
- the secD gene encoding protein translocase subunit SecD encodes MKRSRPPSRPRTRSRSRSLNVRALVALAVMAASVAITLTLPIRLGLDLRGGTQIVLETKSTETTEADREATDRTVEVLRGRIDALGVAEPTIVRSGENRVVVELPGVQDPKRAADVLGRTAQLTVHPVLGAAENATDAEDGERVVPDESGQYLRLKDAALTGQDVKGADARFDQQSGAGWHVTVDFKDAGGDRWAQVTGEAACHPAGDAQRRVAIVLDNKIISSPQVDPSVACGAGITGGSTQITSSFDDAEARELALLVKGGALPVPVETIEQRTIGATLGDEAISAGAWAAVVGTALTALFIIVVYRLMGALATVALLCYGLISYAALAAVGATLTLPGLAGFVLSIGMAVDANVLVFERAREEQAARNRPSTRSALTAGFRSAFSAIADSNITTLIAAALLFFLASGPVKGFGVTLGIGVLASMVSALVITRVLAEFAAGRPAVLRRPRVTGISSTGPVRDVLLRRDPFLMRRPRRWLAASLVVLVVAGSGILVRGLDFGIEFTGGRLVEYSTATRVDLDRARDALADAGFPRAVVQSSGDSDLTVRTEELTDAEAATVTRTVADLGGGAERVRDELIGPSLGEELRRDALIALGLALAAQLAYLAARFRLLFGTAAVGALAHDVVVLVGVFAWLGKPVDGVFLAALLTVIGYSVNDSVVLFDRVRELLGRERKTPFDRLTNDAILQTLPRTVNTGMGAVLILASLAVLADGSLTDFALALLIGVAVGTYSSVFTASPLAIELHGRDAGSRSGRSGKPGNSGKRVPAGRTERQEVP; translated from the coding sequence TTGAAACGCTCCCGTCCCCCTTCCCGCCCTCGTACGCGCTCGCGGTCCCGTTCCCTGAACGTCCGCGCGCTCGTCGCACTCGCCGTGATGGCCGCGTCCGTGGCCATCACCCTGACCCTGCCGATCCGCCTCGGGCTCGACCTGCGCGGCGGCACCCAGATCGTGCTGGAGACCAAGTCCACCGAGACCACCGAGGCCGACCGGGAGGCCACCGACCGCACCGTGGAGGTGCTGCGCGGCCGCATCGACGCCCTCGGTGTCGCCGAACCGACCATCGTCCGCTCCGGCGAGAACCGCGTCGTCGTCGAGCTGCCGGGCGTACAGGACCCGAAGCGGGCCGCCGACGTGCTGGGCCGCACCGCGCAGCTCACCGTCCACCCGGTGCTCGGCGCGGCGGAGAACGCCACGGACGCCGAGGACGGCGAGCGGGTGGTGCCGGACGAGTCCGGACAGTACCTGCGGCTGAAGGACGCCGCGCTGACCGGGCAGGACGTCAAGGGCGCCGACGCCCGCTTCGACCAGCAGAGCGGCGCGGGCTGGCACGTCACCGTCGACTTCAAGGACGCCGGCGGCGACCGCTGGGCCCAGGTGACGGGTGAGGCGGCCTGCCACCCGGCCGGCGACGCACAGCGCCGGGTCGCCATCGTGCTCGACAACAAGATCATCTCCTCGCCGCAGGTCGACCCCTCCGTGGCCTGCGGCGCGGGCATCACCGGCGGCTCCACGCAGATCACCAGCTCGTTCGACGACGCGGAGGCCCGCGAACTGGCCCTGCTCGTCAAGGGTGGCGCCCTGCCCGTACCGGTCGAGACCATCGAGCAGCGCACCATCGGCGCGACCCTGGGCGACGAGGCCATCTCGGCCGGCGCCTGGGCCGCCGTCGTCGGCACCGCGCTGACCGCGCTGTTCATCATCGTCGTCTACCGGCTCATGGGCGCCCTGGCGACCGTGGCCCTGCTCTGCTACGGCCTGATCTCCTACGCCGCCCTGGCCGCGGTCGGCGCGACCCTCACCCTGCCCGGCCTGGCCGGCTTCGTCCTGTCGATCGGCATGGCGGTGGACGCCAACGTCCTCGTCTTCGAACGGGCCCGCGAGGAACAGGCCGCCCGTAACCGTCCGAGCACGCGGTCGGCGCTGACCGCCGGTTTCCGCAGCGCCTTCAGCGCGATCGCCGACTCCAACATCACCACGCTGATCGCCGCCGCCCTGCTGTTCTTCCTGGCCTCCGGCCCGGTGAAGGGCTTCGGCGTCACCCTCGGGATCGGTGTGCTGGCCTCCATGGTCAGCGCGCTGGTGATCACCCGCGTGCTGGCCGAGTTCGCCGCGGGCCGCCCGGCCGTCCTCCGCCGCCCGCGCGTCACCGGCATCTCCTCCACCGGTCCGGTCCGGGACGTCCTGCTGCGCCGCGACCCGTTCCTGATGCGCCGCCCGCGCCGCTGGCTGGCGGCCTCCCTGGTCGTCCTCGTGGTGGCGGGCTCCGGCATCCTGGTGCGGGGCCTGGACTTCGGCATCGAGTTCACCGGCGGGCGGCTCGTCGAGTACTCCACCGCCACCCGGGTCGATCTCGACCGGGCCCGCGACGCCCTCGCCGACGCGGGCTTCCCGCGCGCCGTCGTCCAGTCCTCCGGCGACAGCGACCTCACGGTGCGCACGGAGGAACTGACCGACGCCGAGGCGGCGACCGTCACCCGGACCGTCGCCGATCTGGGCGGCGGGGCGGAGAGGGTCCGCGACGAGCTGATCGGCCCGAGCCTCGGCGAGGAGCTGCGCCGGGACGCCCTGATCGCCCTCGGCCTGGCCCTGGCCGCCCAGCTGGCGTACCTCGCGGCCCGGTTCCGTCTGCTGTTCGGCACGGCGGCGGTCGGCGCGCTCGCCCACGACGTGGTCGTCCTGGTAGGTGTGTTCGCCTGGCTGGGCAAGCCGGTGGACGGGGTGTTCCTGGCCGCGCTGCTGACCGTGATCGGCTACTCGGTCAACGACTCGGTGGTCCTCTTCGACCGCGTCCGGGAGCTGCTGGGCCGCGAGCGGAAGACACCGTTCGACCGGCTCACCAACGACGCGATCCTGCAGACCCTCCCGCGCACGGTCAACACGGGCATGGGCGCGGTCCTCATCCTCGCCTCGCTGGCGGTCCTCGCCGACGGCTCGCTCACCGACTTCGCGCTCGCGCTGCTGATCGGCGTGGCGGTCGGCACGTACTCGTCGGTCTTCACCGCCTCCCCGCTGGCCATCGAGCTGCACGGCCGCGACGCGGGGTCCCGCTCCGGAAGGTCCGGGAAACCGGGGAACAGCGGCAAGCGGGTACCGGCCGGCCGCACGGAACGGCAGGAGGTCCCGTAA
- a CDS encoding response regulator, which translates to MSDPKIRILLADDHALVRRGVRLILDREPDLEVVAEAGDGAEAIDMARAHDADLAVLDIAMPRLTGLQAARELSALRPELRILMLTMHDNEQYLFQALKSGACGYVLKSVADRDLVAACRAAMRDEPFLYPGAVTALIRNYLDRVRHGEENADHVVTPREEEVLKLVAEGHSSKEIAEILFISVKTVQRHRANLLHKLGLRDRLDLTRYAIRAGLIEP; encoded by the coding sequence ATGTCCGACCCGAAGATCCGCATCCTGCTCGCCGACGACCACGCGCTGGTACGCCGCGGTGTGCGCCTCATCCTCGACCGGGAGCCGGACCTGGAGGTGGTCGCCGAGGCCGGGGACGGCGCGGAGGCCATCGACATGGCGCGCGCCCACGACGCCGACCTCGCGGTCCTGGACATCGCCATGCCCCGCCTCACCGGCCTTCAGGCCGCCCGCGAGCTGTCCGCGCTCCGGCCGGAGCTGCGCATCCTGATGCTCACGATGCACGACAACGAGCAGTACCTGTTCCAGGCGCTGAAGTCGGGGGCCTGCGGATACGTGCTCAAGTCGGTCGCCGACCGCGACCTGGTCGCCGCCTGCCGCGCCGCGATGCGCGACGAGCCCTTCCTGTACCCGGGCGCCGTGACCGCCCTGATCCGCAACTACCTGGACCGGGTCCGGCACGGCGAGGAGAACGCCGACCACGTCGTCACCCCGCGCGAGGAGGAGGTCCTCAAGCTCGTCGCCGAGGGCCACTCCTCGAAGGAGATCGCCGAGATCCTCTTCATCAGCGTCAAGACCGTCCAGCGGCACCGGGCCAACCTGCTGCACAAGCTGGGCCTGCGCGACCGCCTGGACCTGACCCGGTACGCCATCCGCGCCGGCCTCATCGAGCCCTGA